The genomic segment GTTGAAGCGCGCGGCTGTGTGGCTCACGACTCTGTCTCCCCGTTTGTCTTCGCCTCGGGGGCCGTCTCGGTGGCCCCGGTCGCCGCCGCCCGTGCGGGCTTCAGGAGGAGGCCGGTCACCGAGCGCTCGGGCGCGAGATACTTGCGCGCCGCCGCCTTGACCTCGTCGAGCGTGACCGCCTCGATACGGGCCGGCCAGTCGCGCACCGCGTCGACGTCGAGGCCGGTGGTCAGCGCGATGCCGAACACCCGAGCAAGCCGCACCTGGCTGTCGAGCGCATAGACGGTCTCCGCCAGGAGCGAGCGCTTGGCGTCGGCGAGCTCCTTCCCGGTGATGCCGTTCTCGACCACGTCGGCCAGCACGGTGTCGAGCTCGGCCTCCACATCCGCGATATCGTGGCCGGGAACGGGCGCGGCATAGACGCCGATCGTGCCGTAGTCGAGCCCGTCGCCGGAATACCAGGCGCCGGCATAGGTGGCGATCTTCTTGTCGACCACGAGGTCGCGGTAGAGCCGGCTGGTCGTGCCGTCGCCCAGCACATAGGCGAGGATGTCGAGGGCTTCCGCCTCGCCGGGCTCGGCGCGCGAATAGGAGGTCGCGAGATAGCTGCGGCGCACGCTGGGGGAGGGGACCTTGGCGTCGCGCAGGGTGACGAGGCGTTCCGCCTGGGGCGCCGGCTCGGCGACGCGCTCGCGCGCGCCCGGCGCGCCGGTGTTCTGCAAAGGCCCGTAATAGGTTTCGGCGAGCGACTTCACCTCGTCCGCCGTCACGTCGCCGGCGACCACCAGGATCGCGTTCCGCGGCGTGTAGTAGGTGCGGTAGAAGGAGAGGGCGTCGTCGAGCGTGAGCCCGGCCATCTCGTCCGGCCAGCCGATCACCGGCGTGCCGTAGGGATGGGCCACATAGAGGGCGGCGTCGACCTGCTCGTTGAGACGGCTCGACGGCTCGTTGTCGACCCGCATGCGCCGCTCCTCCTTGATCACCTCCAGCTCGGTCCCGACATTCTTCTCGTCGAGCTGGAGATTGACCATGCGGTCGGCCTCCAGCTTCATGACGAGGGGCAGCCGGTCCTTGGCGATGCGCTGGTAATAGGCGGTGTAGTCCTGGCCGGTGAACGCGTTGTCCTCGCCGCCATTGCGCCGCACGATCTTGGAGAACTCGCCGGGCGGCACGGTCTCGGTGCCCTTGAACATCAGGTGCTCGAGGAAATGGGCGATGCCGGATTTGCCCTTCGGCTCGTCGGCGGCGCCCACGCGGTACCACACCATATGGGTCACGACCGGCGCGCGGTGGTCGGGGATGACCACGACCTGCATGCCGTTGTCGAGAGTGAAGGTAGAGACGTTCTGCGCGAACTGCGCGCTCCCGGCCGGTGGCTTGGCCGCCTTTTCCGCACGGGCGGGGGCGAGGGGGGCGGCGGTGAGCGCTGTCGCGGCGGCGAGGCCGAGCGCGATGCAGGCCGCGCCTGCGGGAAGTCTGCGCACGGGGCGCAGCAGGGCATTCACTGAGACCATCAGACCGTTCCCTTAATCTGTGTGGCTTAAGGGTGTGGACAGGCCGTCGCCTTGTCCAATTAAATATCGGTAAGGCGATATCGTGCCGCGCCCGACCGTCCGCCAGACCGCAATCGGCGGACGCGGAGAGGCGCGGGCAGGCCGGTCAGAACAGGTTGCCGATGTTCCAGATCGTGCCGTAATTCGGGTTCTTCGACTTCTCGAGCTCGGCCTTCTTCTTCTTCAGGTCCTCGATGAGCTCGCGGTCGCTCTTCGGCGTTCCGTCGGGATGCGTCTTGGAGATGCCGTAGCGGGCGTAGATGTCCTGATCCTCGCCGCTCGCGGCCGCATTGGCATCCGCGCTCGCACTGGCGATCTGTGTCGGTGCGCTGGCGGGGGCGGTCGGCTGGGCAGCCGGTGCCGCGGCCGTCTGGGCCGGCGCGCTGGCCTGGGCGTCCGGCGGCTGGGACAGGGGCGCGCGGGAGGCCACGGCCTGCTGCGCTTCCACGGCCGCCTGGTTCGGCTGGCCGTTCTGGCTCTCGCCCTGTCCGGGCGGCCTGAGCTGGAGATCGGGCGGCATGGCGAGCACCTGATGGGTGCGCACCTGGCGTTCGTCGGGCACATTCTTGCCCGTGCCGAACACGTCGTTGATGGAGGCGTCCGGCGACCCGCAGCCTGAAAGGCCGGCGCCTGCCGCCAGGAGGACGGCCGCGAAAATGTTACGCCCAGTGCTCAACTGATCCGGAACCTTCAGCCACTTAGCCGGAGGGGCTGCGCGAACCATGGCGATCCCTCTCCTCGGTATCGTCGTTTGCTAAACTGTCTTGCCCTGACTTCAGGGCGAAACCGTGTCTTGTCGCGTCACTCCGCCCCGACGACCCGACGATCACGCCACCAGTCATACAGAAGCAGACCGACGCCTGCAACAATCATGACATCCGCAAGATTAAAGACATACCAATAAAATCCATAGGCGTGGAAGCTGAAAAAGTCCGCCACCGCGCCATACAGGACGCGGTCCGCGATGTTGCCGGCGGCGCCCCCGATCACCAGCCCGAAGGCGGATGCGGCGAGAGGCCGCGCGGTGCCGGCGAGCCAGACGACGAGCACCGCCACGATCCCGGCCATCAGCGCGATGAGCGCCCAGCGCCCGAGGTCGGAGTCCCGCGCGAGGAGGCCGTAGCTGACCCCGTAGTTCCACACGAGCACGAGGTCGAGGAAGCCCGTCACGCGGACCGGCTGGCGCGCCGCGATGTCGAACGGGCCCAGAAACCACCATTTGAGCGCCTGGTCCGCCACGAAGGCGAAGACGGCGATGGTGAGCCCGAGCGGGCTCAGCGCGCCCCAGATACGCCAGTTGGCGCTCGCCATGGTCGGCTCCGTCGTCGTGCGGTCAGGCATCGGCCGGATTGCGCTCAAGCCACTCGCGCACGGCGGCGGCGTCGCGCGGGGTGAGATCGGGGAACTCCGGATCTGAGCCGACCTCCGGCAGGATCTTCCAGGAGCGCGCGCATTTGCGCCCCTCCGCCAGCCGCGAGACCACCGCGACGCCCGGGACGTCGTCCCAGCGATAGGCGTCCGCCGGGCCCTCGCCCTCGACGAGCGTCGCCTGGCTGGTGATGGCGATCTCGGCGAGGTCCACATCCTTCACCGCCTCGTAGAGGGCGGGGTCGGAGACA from the Kaustia mangrovi genome contains:
- a CDS encoding DUF3035 domain-containing protein — protein: MSTGRNIFAAVLLAAGAGLSGCGSPDASINDVFGTGKNVPDERQVRTHQVLAMPPDLQLRPPGQGESQNGQPNQAAVEAQQAVASRAPLSQPPDAQASAPAQTAAAPAAQPTAPASAPTQIASASADANAAASGEDQDIYARYGISKTHPDGTPKSDRELIEDLKKKKAELEKSKNPNYGTIWNIGNLF
- a CDS encoding M16 family metallopeptidase — protein: MVSVNALLRPVRRLPAGAACIALGLAAATALTAAPLAPARAEKAAKPPAGSAQFAQNVSTFTLDNGMQVVVIPDHRAPVVTHMVWYRVGAADEPKGKSGIAHFLEHLMFKGTETVPPGEFSKIVRRNGGEDNAFTGQDYTAYYQRIAKDRLPLVMKLEADRMVNLQLDEKNVGTELEVIKEERRMRVDNEPSSRLNEQVDAALYVAHPYGTPVIGWPDEMAGLTLDDALSFYRTYYTPRNAILVVAGDVTADEVKSLAETYYGPLQNTGAPGARERVAEPAPQAERLVTLRDAKVPSPSVRRSYLATSYSRAEPGEAEALDILAYVLGDGTTSRLYRDLVVDKKIATYAGAWYSGDGLDYGTIGVYAAPVPGHDIADVEAELDTVLADVVENGITGKELADAKRSLLAETVYALDSQVRLARVFGIALTTGLDVDAVRDWPARIEAVTLDEVKAAARKYLAPERSVTGLLLKPARAAATGATETAPEAKTNGETES
- the lspA gene encoding signal peptidase II; protein product: MPDRTTTEPTMASANWRIWGALSPLGLTIAVFAFVADQALKWWFLGPFDIAARQPVRVTGFLDLVLVWNYGVSYGLLARDSDLGRWALIALMAGIVAVLVVWLAGTARPLAASAFGLVIGGAAGNIADRVLYGAVADFFSFHAYGFYWYVFNLADVMIVAGVGLLLYDWWRDRRVVGAE